Proteins co-encoded in one Candidatus Delongbacteria bacterium genomic window:
- the trkA gene encoding Trk system potassium transporter TrkA, translated as MRIIIVGAGDVGGFLARVLSRETQVDITVVDQNGERLQELADSLDIAVVQGSGTLQHTLEKAGARGADYVVAATNIDEINLLACMAAERLGVSNRIARIRSDELAEEIKRLGQATLTVNPEKAAGKAILDLLLHASVRDYSEFLGGQVRMISLPVEAGGPLDGRSLLKLAQKFDRVSFRIVARVSGGVTSIPGGEDVLRAGDTATFAVRARDTVEIFRMTGIHDVASRHVMILGSTRIAVAVAEDLQKLGSMNVKLFTTGTDNWISDYDLAERLPRIDIFAADGKEIDTMAQHALGDMDVMLSLTGDEENNIITCLVAKHLGVKRTITLVRRADYMPIVKTIGLDVGINERLIAAQEILRYIRVGQLQQRQTLPGTGALVATFRVDPAGPLAGRAVAQLRFPEHCLLAGVQRRGAAFVPQGKDVLEGGDQVIVVTLEERLNVLEAFFG; from the coding sequence ATGAGAATCATCATCGTTGGCGCCGGGGATGTGGGCGGCTTCCTGGCCCGCGTGCTCAGCCGCGAAACCCAGGTGGACATCACCGTGGTGGACCAGAACGGCGAGCGCCTGCAGGAGCTCGCCGACAGCCTGGACATCGCCGTGGTGCAGGGCAGCGGCACGCTGCAGCACACGCTGGAGAAGGCCGGCGCCCGCGGAGCCGACTACGTGGTGGCCGCCACCAACATCGACGAGATCAACCTGCTGGCCTGCATGGCCGCCGAGCGCCTGGGCGTGAGCAACCGCATCGCCCGGATCCGCAGCGACGAGCTGGCCGAGGAGATCAAGCGCCTGGGCCAGGCCACCCTGACCGTCAACCCGGAGAAGGCGGCGGGCAAGGCGATCCTCGACCTGCTGCTGCACGCCTCCGTCCGCGACTACAGCGAATTCCTGGGCGGCCAGGTGCGGATGATCTCCCTGCCCGTGGAGGCCGGCGGACCGCTGGACGGGCGCAGCCTGCTCAAGCTGGCCCAGAAGTTCGACCGGGTGAGCTTCCGCATCGTGGCCCGGGTTTCGGGCGGCGTCACCTCCATTCCCGGCGGCGAGGACGTGCTGCGGGCCGGGGACACGGCCACCTTCGCCGTGCGCGCCCGGGACACCGTGGAGATCTTTCGCATGACCGGGATCCACGACGTGGCCAGCCGCCACGTGATGATCCTGGGCTCGACGCGCATCGCCGTGGCCGTGGCCGAGGACCTCCAGAAACTGGGCAGCATGAACGTCAAGCTGTTCACCACGGGCACGGACAACTGGATCTCCGACTACGACCTGGCCGAGCGCCTGCCGCGCATCGACATCTTCGCCGCCGACGGCAAGGAGATCGACACCATGGCCCAGCACGCCCTGGGCGACATGGACGTGATGCTCAGCCTGACGGGCGACGAGGAGAACAACATCATCACCTGCCTGGTGGCCAAGCACCTGGGCGTGAAGCGGACCATCACGCTGGTGCGGCGCGCGGACTACATGCCCATTGTCAAGACCATCGGCCTGGACGTGGGCATCAACGAGCGGCTGATCGCCGCCCAGGAGATCCTGCGCTACATCCGGGTGGGCCAGCTGCAGCAGCGCCAGACGCTGCCGGGCACGGGCGCCCTGGTGGCCACCTTCCGCGTCGATCCGGCCGGCCCCCTGGCGGGCCGGGCCGTCGCCCAGCTGCGCTTCCCCGAGCACTGCCTGCTGGCGGGCGTGCAGCGCCGCGGCGCGGCCTTCGTCCCCCAGGGCAAGGACGTGCTGGAGGGCGGCGATCAGGTGATCGTGGTCACCCTGGAGGAGCGGTTGAATGTGCTGGAAGCCTTCTTCGGTTAA
- the serS gene encoding serine--tRNA ligase codes for MLDLRRIREAPEAVLAALRTKNPTLDLGEILALDARRLQLLHESEQLKATRNTESRAIADLQKQGQDAAERIAAMRAVGERIKAIDADLKEVDEGQQHLLMRLPNLPHPETPVGRDERENVVVGEWGVKPEFAYPPKSHLELGETLDILDFPRGAKIAGSGFPVYKGLGARLERAIINFMLDLQTLEHGYTEVFPPFFANRESMTATGQLPKMEEDMYHAVKDDLFAIPTAEVPITNLHRDEVLAGEDLPVRYAGYSACFRREAGSYGRDVRGFLRVHQFNKVELVQFVRPEESDAALKRLRGHAEEVLRRLGLHYRVLALCTGDLSFASARTYDLEVWSPAENKYLECSSCSTFTDFQARRGNMRFKDKGGKPQFLHTLNGSGLATSRLIVALLETYQEPDGSIRVPEALKPYLRDLERIG; via the coding sequence ATGCTGGATTTGCGCCGCATCCGCGAAGCCCCCGAAGCCGTGCTGGCCGCTTTGCGGACCAAGAACCCCACCCTCGATCTGGGCGAGATCCTCGCCTTGGACGCCCGCCGTCTGCAGCTGCTGCACGAGAGCGAGCAGCTCAAGGCCACGCGCAACACGGAGTCCCGGGCCATCGCCGACCTGCAGAAGCAGGGGCAGGACGCCGCGGAGCGCATCGCGGCCATGCGCGCGGTGGGCGAGCGGATCAAGGCCATCGACGCCGACCTGAAGGAAGTGGACGAGGGCCAGCAGCACCTGCTGATGCGGCTGCCCAACCTGCCGCACCCGGAGACTCCCGTGGGCCGCGACGAGCGCGAAAACGTGGTCGTGGGCGAGTGGGGCGTCAAGCCGGAGTTCGCCTATCCGCCCAAGAGCCACCTGGAGCTGGGCGAGACGCTGGACATCCTGGACTTCCCGCGCGGCGCCAAGATCGCCGGCAGCGGCTTCCCGGTCTACAAGGGCCTGGGCGCGCGGCTGGAGCGGGCGATCATCAACTTCATGCTGGACCTGCAGACCCTGGAGCACGGCTACACCGAAGTGTTCCCGCCCTTCTTCGCCAACCGCGAGAGCATGACCGCCACGGGCCAGCTGCCCAAGATGGAAGAGGACATGTATCACGCGGTGAAGGACGACCTGTTCGCCATCCCCACGGCGGAGGTGCCCATCACCAACCTGCACCGGGACGAGGTGCTGGCCGGCGAGGACCTGCCCGTGCGCTACGCGGGCTACAGCGCCTGTTTCCGCCGGGAGGCGGGCAGCTACGGGCGCGACGTGCGCGGCTTCCTGCGCGTGCACCAGTTCAACAAGGTGGAGCTGGTGCAGTTCGTGCGGCCGGAGGAGAGCGACGCCGCGCTGAAGCGTCTGCGCGGCCACGCCGAGGAGGTGCTGCGCCGGCTGGGCCTGCACTACCGCGTGCTGGCCCTCTGCACGGGGGACCTCTCCTTCGCCAGCGCCCGCACCTATGACCTGGAGGTCTGGAGCCCGGCGGAGAACAAATACCTGGAGTGCAGCAGCTGCAGCACGTTCACGGATTTCCAGGCCCGGCGCGGCAACATGCGCTTCAAGGACAAGGGCGGCAAGCCGCAGTTCCTGCACACGCTGAACGGCAGCGGCCTGGCTACCAGCCGGCTGATCGTGGCCCTGCTGGAGACCTATCAGGAGCCCGACGGAAGCATCCGCGTCCCGGAGGCGCTGAAGCCCTACCTGCGGGACCTGGAGCGCATCGGCTAG
- a CDS encoding methyl-accepting chemotaxis protein, whose protein sequence is MSLWRKSSVAEALVVPLEPKRPPRAVQPGEFRLSRPEDLERMRYQGLSVDDLGVIAAWKHECQGSMDDLVDQFYDHIKRHSGPRSILDRHTTVERQRPMLTRYLLSLFEGRIDDEYLSYRERVGQAHDRIDLDANWYVGMYELVKRHMLKVVNLAGALPEELARFEEALSRIIQVDIALVSKAMTDSRAGTIEALKRQQSETMKGLIRDLVQSAKDGKLDHRVDPSAYQGDVREFVTAVNEMLDALVAPISDTAKALDRVARRDLGARVLAEYKGDHNLIKQAFNMAVGNLDEALGQVADTVDQVGSGAEQVSGFSRSLSEDATQQAAALEEIHSSLSDMASQTQRNAADAGLATKLSNEVQDHAKRGDQQMGRMLESMQEINESARQISKIIKAIDEIAFQTNLLSLNAAVEAARAGAHGRGFAVVAEEVRSLAQRSAKAAAETGELISGSIERVERGSSIARETAEALQHIVEGVARMSTLAADISRASQDQAGGVQQITEALGQIDQVTQNTAATAEESASAADVLFSQVQQLRTLVDQFELGA, encoded by the coding sequence ATGAGTCTGTGGAGAAAATCCAGCGTGGCCGAAGCCCTGGTGGTGCCCCTGGAGCCCAAGCGCCCGCCGCGCGCCGTGCAGCCCGGCGAGTTCCGCCTCAGCCGCCCGGAGGACCTGGAGCGCATGCGCTACCAGGGTCTGAGCGTGGACGACCTGGGCGTCATCGCCGCGTGGAAGCATGAGTGCCAGGGCTCCATGGACGACCTGGTGGACCAGTTCTACGACCACATCAAGCGCCACAGCGGCCCGCGCAGCATCCTGGACAGGCACACCACGGTGGAGCGCCAGCGGCCCATGCTGACCCGCTACCTGCTCAGCCTGTTCGAGGGGCGCATCGACGACGAATACCTGAGCTACCGGGAGCGCGTGGGCCAGGCCCACGACCGCATCGACCTGGACGCCAATTGGTACGTGGGCATGTACGAATTGGTCAAGCGCCACATGCTCAAGGTGGTCAACCTGGCCGGCGCCCTGCCGGAGGAGCTGGCCCGCTTCGAGGAGGCGCTCTCGCGGATCATCCAGGTGGATATCGCGCTGGTCTCCAAGGCCATGACCGACAGTCGCGCGGGCACCATCGAGGCCCTGAAGCGCCAGCAGTCAGAGACCATGAAGGGCCTGATCCGCGATCTGGTGCAGTCCGCCAAGGACGGCAAGCTCGACCACCGGGTGGATCCGAGCGCTTACCAGGGCGACGTGCGCGAGTTCGTCACGGCGGTCAACGAGATGCTGGACGCCCTGGTGGCGCCCATCTCCGACACGGCCAAGGCCCTGGACCGGGTGGCCCGGCGGGATCTGGGTGCCCGCGTGCTGGCCGAGTACAAGGGCGACCACAACCTGATCAAGCAGGCCTTCAACATGGCCGTGGGCAACCTGGACGAGGCCCTGGGCCAGGTGGCCGACACCGTGGACCAGGTGGGCAGCGGGGCCGAGCAGGTCTCGGGCTTCAGCCGCAGCCTGTCCGAGGACGCCACCCAGCAGGCCGCGGCCCTGGAGGAGATCCACAGCTCGCTCTCGGACATGGCCTCCCAGACCCAGCGCAACGCGGCGGACGCCGGCCTGGCCACCAAGCTCTCCAACGAAGTGCAGGACCACGCCAAGCGCGGCGACCAGCAGATGGGCCGCATGCTGGAATCCATGCAGGAGATCAACGAGAGCGCCCGACAGATCTCGAAGATCATCAAGGCCATCGACGAGATCGCCTTCCAGACCAACCTGCTCAGCCTGAACGCCGCGGTGGAGGCGGCCCGGGCGGGCGCCCACGGACGCGGCTTCGCCGTGGTGGCCGAGGAGGTGCGCAGCCTGGCCCAGCGCAGCGCCAAGGCCGCGGCGGAGACGGGCGAGCTGATCTCCGGCTCCATCGAGCGCGTGGAGCGCGGCAGCTCCATCGCCCGGGAGACGGCGGAGGCTCTGCAGCACATCGTGGAGGGCGTGGCCCGGATGAGCACGCTGGCCGCGGACATCAGCCGGGCCAGCCAGGACCAGGCCGGCGGCGTGCAGCAGATCACCGAGGCGCTGGGACAGATCGACCAGGTGACCCAGAACACGGCGGCCACGGCCGAGGAGAGCGCCAGCGCGGCGGACGTGCTGTTCAGCCAGGTCCAGCAGCTGCGCACGCTGGTGGACCAGTTCGAGCTGGGCGCCTGA